A portion of the Drosophila innubila isolate TH190305 chromosome 3L unlocalized genomic scaffold, UK_Dinn_1.0 0_D_3L, whole genome shotgun sequence genome contains these proteins:
- the LOC117789040 gene encoding eukaryotic translation initiation factor 2A, with translation MTNTADSERVCVCESLKTMAAAADGAVPTLAIRSSVAVELWSSAGAKQPYEHKPNLPREETKSSRSICFSPDGRYFAYSNGIEVKVLHVPASNTGNANWPVQCQLPRPKAFYLQFSPRGTYLCTWEHYAITKDRPEGAANLLVYDVATGNEVFAIVQKNQTDWQPSWSSDESIFALVVGGEALFYDLAAGAVEGFASPSRKIGGSRGGMLSLGPGSCPPYLAFYTPGAKGAPSMCKLYKYPALGQNQTVACKSFFQADRVDMLWNKRGSGLLLLTSTEVDKSGASYYGNQAVHFMATKGDTCSVPLSKEGPVHCVKWSPKANEFVVVYGFMPSKAALYNLKCDVVFDFGEGPRNCAYFNPFGNLIVLGGFGNLPGAVEVWDVSKREKIANLKCADTTHFEWHPNGEWFVTATTAPRLRISNGFKIYHYSGALLHETLWPQGQELLGIEWQQYADNTFVEPKITKAKHEGIKSSQPEASKKAYTPPHLRLLKEGKNPEKYLPQPTVPGLPAAAPGVGANKNKKRNNNSNKAKGNNNINNSNSNHKREADEATPPDAAASVAAAAPTESQQQQQQQQSTAGGSTVTIGESPRRQAPKQRPLPRHQQQQHQLEQPVEFGTPRHHANSNGNVAYNNNSGGGGGNNNSDKDRKIRSVAKKLSDIKKLKSRQSQGETLELNQLNKIEMEARYLEELKALKLSV, from the exons ATGACCAACACTGCTGACAgcgagcgtgtgtgtgtgtgtgagagtttGAAGACAATGGCTGCGGCTGCGGACGGTGCTGTTCCTACCCTTGCAA TTCGCTCTAGCGTGGCTGTTGAGCTGTGGTCGTCAGCTGGTGCAAAACAGCCATACGAACACAAGCCCAATTTGCCGCGAGAGGAGACGAAAAGCTCACGTTCGATCTGCTTTAGTCCGGATGGACGTTACTTTGCCTACTCGAATGGCATTGAGGTGAAGGTGCTCCATGTGCCGGCTTCCAACACTGGCAATGCCAATTGGCCCGTGCAGTGTCAACTGCCGCGTCCCAAGGCCTTCTATCTCCAGTTCTCACCGCGTGGCACTTATCTGTGCACCTGGGAACATTATGCCATTACCAAGGATCGTCCGGAGGGTGCTGCCAATTTGCTCGTTTACGATGTCGCCACTGGCAATGAGGTCTTTGCCATTGTACAGAAGAATCAAACGGATTGGCAGCCCTCGTGGTCATCAGACGAATCGATCTTTGCTTTGGTTGTAGGCGGCGAGGCACTGTTCTATGACTTGGCTGCCGGAGCAGTTGAAGGCTTTGCTAGCCCATCCCGTAAAATTGGCGGCAGCCGTGGCGGTATGCTATCTCTCGGTCCGGGCAGTTGTCCACcgtatttggcattttatacGCCTGGTGCCAAGGGCGCACCGTCCATGTGTAAGCTCTACAAGTATCCGGCTCTGGGACAGAATCAAACAGTCGCCTGTAAAAGTTTCTTCCAAGCGGATCGCGTTGACATGCTATGGAACAAGCGCGGTAGTGGACTTTTACTGTTGACCAGTACCGAGGTGGACAAAAGCGGTGCTTCATACTATGGCAATCAGGCTGTCCATTTCATGGCCACCAAGGGGGATACATGCTCTGTGCCATTGTCGAAGGAGGGACCCGTGCATTGTGTCAAATGGAGTCCCAAGGCCAATGAGTTTGTTGTCGTCTATGGTTTTATGCCCTCGAAAGCGGCATTGTATAATCTCAAGTGCGATGTTGTCTTTGACTTTGGGGAGGGTCCCCGTAACTGTGCCTACTTCAATCCATTTGGTAACCTCATTGTGCTCGGTGGATTTGGCAATCTGCCTGGCGCCGTCGAAGTCTGGGATGTGAGCAAACGAGAGAAGATTGCTAATCTCAAGTGTGCAGATACCACGCACTTTGAATGGCATCCAAATGGCGAGTGGTTTGTTACCGCTACCACGGCTCCTCGGCTACGAATTAGCAATGG CTTCAAGATCTATCATTATTCGGGGGCATTGCTACATGAGACGTTGTGGCCACAAGGACAGGAGCTATTGGGCATTGAGTGGCAGCAGTATGCGGACAATACATTTGTCGAGCCAAAAATAACCAAGGCCAAACATGAAGGCATCAAGTCCAGTCAGCCGGAGGCCAGCAAGAAGGCCTACACACCGCCCCATCTGCGTTTGTTAAAGGAGGGCAAAAACCCGGAAAAATATTTGCCGCAGCCGACGGTGCCAGGActtccagcagcagcaccag GTGTGGGTGCAAATAAGAACAAGAAGAggaataacaacagcaacaaagcaaagggcaacaataacatcaacaacagcaacagcaaccacaagcGTGAAGCTGACGAAGCCACACCGCCAGATGCAGCTGCATCTGTAGCTGCAGCCGCTCCAACTGAgagccaacaacagcaacagcagcagcaatcgaCAGCAGGTGGATCAACAGTCACTATTGGTGAATCACCGCGTAGACAGGCGCCCAAGCAACGTCCGCTGCCaagacaccaacaacagcagcatcaactgGAGCAGCCAGTTGAGTTTGGCACACCACGTCATCATGCCAATTCCAATGGCAATGttgcatacaacaacaacagcggcggtggcggcggcaacaacaatagcgacAAGGATCGCAAAATACGTAGTGTTGCCAAGAAATTATCAGACATTAAGAAGCTCAAGTCACGTCAGAGTCAAGGCGAAACACTGgaattaaatcaattgaacaaaattgaaatggagGCCAGATATCTGGAGGAGCTCAAGGCGCTCAAATTGTCCGTCTAA
- the LOC117789043 gene encoding small integral membrane protein 8 isoform X1: MSDNPKQKPGEGIRSMRSTSVFRLINFELYTKPNKIIMGIGLAAAAGVFGYIAYMRHKYEDLGYYVAVKEDGREEFIKKKSNWET; the protein is encoded by the exons atgagcGATaatccaaaacaaaaaccCGGTGAAGGTATACGGTCCATGCGTAGCACCAGTGTTTTCAGACTGATAAACTTTGAACTTTATACAAAACCG aacaaaattataatggGTATAGGACTGGCGGCAGCTGCTGGAGTCTTTGGTTATATAGCGTATATGCGTCACAAATACGAGGATCTTGGCTACTATGTCGCTGTTAAGGAAGATGGACGAGAGGAGTTTATCAAAAAGAAATCCAATTGggaaacataa
- the LOC117789043 gene encoding uncharacterized protein LOC117789043 isoform X2 yields the protein MGDKQPQNYNAGLPFNVFKRIQAELNTTQNKVLLGLTVAATAGFLGYVTYVRHKYERLGYYLAFREDGSKEFVKRTSNWET from the exons ATGGGCGACAAACAACCTCAAAATTATAACGCCGGTCTAccatttaatgtatttaagcGGATTCAGGCAGAACTTAATACGACACAG AATAAAGTTCTACTGGGATTGACCGTAGCTGCTACTGCCGGATTCCTTGGCTACGTCACATATGTGCGTCACAAGTATGAGCGACTTGGTTATTATTTAGCCTTTAGAGAAGATGGTAGCAAGGAATTTGTTAAAAGGACATCCAACTGGGAAACATAA
- the LOC117789041 gene encoding uncharacterized protein LOC117789041, which produces MAEEPSTAPNTPPTPTEETADIFKLNNDCLECIFERLQDLRSEVAFAKVCERFQWICLNRWRSSHAYDYLDMEKWRELLPNYDDLCYFIRQMRPFIKVMNVSSCLCTLLRDLDEMQIYVLPNVTSFYYDPEDMDCYPSDRSIYKMAKMMPNLLRLRLTTPIQGRYLSNFRYLEELHLYEDQHKAYELQQEYLDEICSQLPNLKVLDIRMYDVISKLRLNNCVDYLKNLSILKLNLATLKSVLPNVLKLPALKQLVVLLDTEWSIPPLASVDTFDHKIREVREFYEIMERKAPDIVGFAVDGYYMPLEPGWDADLPIWSHRKLKRLAICSWTHGIDFLERYTCMTNLQMLCLRNWTYLCDDMLLKFIELCPHLHHLDVSYCRELTPNFLHRALNILKQRESTKQRGGFTIVRPLLLYYVLCGFEDYVDLKELKTSPDYKDYIMFMDEFPVSSERGLSFVDRGYQFDFE; this is translated from the exons ATGGCTGAAGAGCCGTCAACAGCCCCAAACACGCCCCCAACGCCCACTGAAGAAACGGCcgacatatttaaattaaacaatgatTGCCTAGAATGTATATTCGAGAGACTGCAGGATCTGCGCAGCGAGGTTGCCTTTGCCAAAGTTTGTGAACGCTTTCAATGGATCTGCTTGAACCGTTGGCGCAGTTCTCATGCCTACGATTACCTGGATATGGAAAAGTGGCGCGAACTGTTGCCCAACTATGATGACCTATGCTATTTTATACGGCAAATGCGTCCGTTTATTAAGGTCATGAATGTCTCCAGCTGTTTATGCACATTGTTGAGAGACTTGGatgaaatgcaaatatacGTGTTGCCCAATGTGACAAGCTTCTATTATGATCCCGAGGACATGGACTGTTATCCATCGGATCGTAGCATATATAAAATGGCTAAAATGATGCCAAACTTGCTGAGACTGCGTCTCACGACGCCCATTCAGGGGCGTTACCTGTCAAATTTTCGGTATCTGGAGGAGCTGCACTTGTACGAAGATCAACACAAGGCGTATGAATTGCAACAGGAATATCTCGATGAAATCTGCAG TCAGCTTCCTAATCTGAAAGTGCTGGACATTCGCATGTACGATGTTATAAGCAAGCTGCGTCTCAACAACTGTGTGGACTACCTTAAGAATCTCagcattttaaagcttaatcTTGCGACCCTTAAATCGGTTTTACCAAATGTGTTGAAGCTACCAGCACTTAAACAGTTAGTGGTGCTACTGGACACCGAGTGGTCCATACCACCTTTGGCTAGTGTTGATACCTTCGATCATAAAATTCGTGAAGTGCGCGAATTCTATGAGATTATGGAGCGCAAGGCACCGGACATTGTGGGATTTGCCGTTGATGGTTATTACATGCCCCTGGAGCCTGGCTGGGACGCAGATCTGCCCATATGGTCGCATAGAAAACTTAAACGATTGGCAATTTGCAGTTGGACACATGGCATTGATTTTCTAGAGCGCTACACATGCATGACAAATCTACAGATGCTCTGTCTACGAAACTGGACATATTTGTGCGATGatatgcttttaaaattcatcGAATTGTGTCCACATCTACATCATCTTGATGTCTCCTACTGTCGAGAGTTGACACCCAATTTTCTGCACCGTGCACTCAACATTTTAAAGCAGCGAGAGTCAACTAAACAACGTGGTGGATTCACGATTGTTCGACCTCTACTTCTTTACTATGTTTTATGTGGATTTGAGGATTATGTTGATTTAAAG GAACTTAAAACTTCACCAGACTACAAGGATTACATTATGTTTATGGACGAATTTCCCGTTAGCTCCGAGCGGGGTCTCAGCTTTGTGGATCGTGGCTATCAGTTTGACTTTGAGTAA
- the LOC117786928 gene encoding nucleolar protein dao-5 isoform X2: MAELQQITAAIVHEYLKTTDKNLAKVFEQKAKAPTVGKNTPKLTDILAFYQASKKLPPVKKYGSDSDESDDSDSSEAPASKKPASVTNGNAAKSAAASSSDEDSDSKPAQKPAVKASPAKKTAAASSSEDSSSEEEAAKPAAKPAAAKAAPAKPKYTSSEGSSSEDEEEQKKPAAAVAKSPAKTAPAKKAAASSSSEDSSDEEAPAKKAAPAAKPTPAKKAAESSSEDSSSDDEPAKKAPAAAPAKPAAKKAASSSEDSDSEEEQKKPAAPVVKSPAKAAPAKKAAASSSEDSSDEEEPPKKAAPVKATPAKKAAASSSDSSSEEDEQPMKAAAKPAAAPAKKPAAKAQSEDSSEDSDSSEDEKPAVKPAVKKTAAPAKKESSSDDSDEEEKAKPAAKTPVKQAAKKADSSSDDSSDEDEAPAKKKPAPAKKEESSSDDDDSEDDKPKKQQPVANGGGQKRKLSGGDEQDETPNKKYNNFVKSGEQKNNGFTSTPTNNNNNQLNNSSGGGGSGRRRSPFRRVRTEEVLVDSRVQDMSFEAKKNAAGSWGERANKDLKFTRGKSFKHEKTKKKRGSYRGGQIDTGVNSIKFD; this comes from the exons ATGGCAGAACTGCAACAAATAACTGCTGCCATAGTGCACGAGTATCTGAAAACGACGGACAAAAATCTAGCTAAAGTGTTTGAGCAGAAAGCAAAAGCG cCCACTGTGGGAAAGAACACGCCAAAGTTGACAGATATATTGGCCTTTTATCAAGCTTCAAAGAAACTGCCGCCTGTAAAGAAATATGGATCGGATAGCGACGAGAGCGACGATAGCGATTCATCCGAAGCACCAGCGTCCAAGAAACCAGCAAGCGTGACAAATGGAAATGCTGCCAAATccgctgctgcttcttctagCGACGAAGACAGCGATTCGAAGCCAGCACAGAAGCCAGCTGTAAAGGCATCGCCAGCAAAGAAAACCGCTGCAGCTTCCAGCAGCGAGGACAGTTCCAGTGAGGAAGAAGCAGCTAAACCGGCGGCCAAACCCGCGGCTGCGAAGGCAGCACCTGCCAAGCCCAAATACACCAGCAGCGAGGGCAGCAGTTCTGAGGATGAGGAAGAGCAAAAGAAGCCAGCAGCTGCTGTGGCCAAGTCACCAGCTAAGACAGCTCCAGCCAAGAAGGCAGCTGCATCGTCCAGCAGCGAAGATTCCTCCGATGAGGAGGCACCTGCCAAAAAGGCTGCTCCCGCTGCAAAGCCCACACCTGCTAAAAAGGCAGCCGAATCCAGCAGCGAGGATAGCTCCAGCGATGATGAGCCTGCCAAGAAAgcgccagcagcagctcctgCCAAGCCAGCAGCTAAAAAGGCCGCATCCAGCAGTGAGGACAGCGATTCGGAAGAGGAACAAAAGAAACCAGCGGCTCCTGTGGTCAAGTCACCAGCTAAGGCAGCGCCTGCAAAGAAGGCAGCTGCTTCCAGCAGTGAAGATTCGTCCGATGAGGAAGAACCCCCTAAAAAAGCGGCACCTGTCAAAGCCACGCCAGCCAAGAAAGCTGCAGCCTCCAGTTCTGATTCATCCTCTGAAGAAGATGAGCAGCCAATGAAAGCGGCTGCCAAGCCAGCAGCTGCACCAGCTAAGAAACCAGCGGCCAAGGCTCAATCCGAAGACTCCTCCGAGGATAGCGACAGCTCCGAAGATGAGAAACCTGCTGTCAAACCGGCTGTAAAGAAAACTGCAGCTCCAGCCAAAAAGGAATCATCGTCAGATGACTCCGATGAGGAAGAAAAGGCTAAACCAGCCGCCAAGACTCCTGTCAAGCAAGCTGCGAAAAAGGCGGACAGCAGCTCGGACGACTCTTCCGATGAGGATGAGGCGCCGGCAAAGAAGAAACCCGCTCCGGCTAAAAAGGAAGAAAGCAGCAGCGATGACGATGATTCTGAAGATGACAAACCCAAGAAACAACAGCCAGTGGCCAATGGAGGTGGACAGAAGCGCAAGCTCAGCGGTGGCGATGAACAGGATGAAACGCCTAACAAAAAGTACaacaactttgtcaaatcggGCGAACAAAAG AATAATGGTTTTACATCCACGCCcactaataacaacaacaatcagttGAACAACAGCAGTGGTGGAGGTGGAAGTGGACGTCGCAGATCGCCATTCCGGCGAGTGCGTACCGAGGAGGTCCTCGTAGATTCACGCGTTCAGGACATGTCCTTTGAGGCGAAG